A stretch of DNA from Brevibacterium ihuae:
GTGATCGGCGCGCCTCTCGACGGCGACGAAGTGGTTCGAGTCGTAGCTGCCGATCACCGAGGTGCGCTGCAGGCGGGTCGCCTCCGGTGCGGCGTCGAACTCCGCGACGGTCGCAGCGATCCAGTCCGGGGCCGGTGTGCCGGCGACGTGCTCCGCGCGCATCGAGAGCAGGGAGCCCCCGGCCTCGGGCTGGTCGTCGGCGAGGATGACCCGCGCACCGGATGCGGCGGCGGCCCGGGCGGCGGCGAGCCCGGCGGGACCGGCGCCGACGACGAGCACGTCGGTGTGGACGTGGACGTGGTCGTACTCGGCCCCGTCCGGGTTCGGGTCGAGCACGCCCTGCCCGGACACCCAGTCGGCGCGGAGGCCGTCGATGAGCTCGACGGTCGTCGCGGTGAGCATCGATTCGGCGACCTCGGGGTCCCGGCGCGGGGCGACGGTGACGAGCGCATTGGGCTCCTCGACCCCGGCGGTCATGATCCCGCGCGGGCGGGCGCGGTAGAGCGAATCGCCGCAGCGGAGGATCCCCGAGGCGAGGGTTGCGGACGCGAGCGTGTCACCGGGGTGGCCGGGGAGCGGGCGGCCGGCGAGCTCGCCGGAGAGCACGACAGTGCGGTCGATGCGGGCGTGCGGCACCGCCTCGGCGGAGAGGCGGTGCGGGCCGCGGGCGGTCGTCCCGGTCATCGCGGGTCCTCCGTTCCCGGTGCGGGCAGGGTGCCGGGCGAGCTCGGCCAGGTATGGGCGGGAGCGGTCCGCGCGTGCGAGCCCGAGGAGGCGATCGCCTGCGCGACCGGGCTGCCCTTGGGGCTGTGGTCCGGTGTCGGATCGGAACCGGAACGGTCGCCGGCCGGGCCGGCGGGTCGTTCGGCGCCGATCGGGTACACCGCGGAGATCGCATAGGTCTCCGTGTCGCGGATGCTGTTGAACCATTTCCGGCAGCCGGCGGTGTGGAGCCAGCGTTCGGCGATGGTGCCGCGCGGGTTATCGCGGTAGAAGAGGTACTCCGCCCATTCCCGGTCGCTCAGCGCGTCCGGGTCGGCGGGATAGGGGACATGCGCCTGTCCGCCGTGGCGGAACTCGGTCTCGTCGCGCGGTCCGCAGTAGGGGCATTCGATGAGCAGCACGGGAACTCCTGGGGGTGCGGCGGAAGGGTCAGTGCGCAACGCCGGCGGCGCCGTGCTCGTCGATGAGGCGGCCGGTCTCGAACCGGTCGAGCGTGAAGGGGGCGTTGAGCGGGTGGGGGCTGCCGGTGGCCATGGTGTGGGCGAAGGTCCAGCCCGAGGCCGGGGTGCCCTTGAAGCCGCCGGTGCCCCACCCCGCGTTGACGTAGAAGCCCTCGAGCGGGGTGGGGCTGATGATCGGCGAGGCGTCGAGCGTGACGTCGACGATGCCGCCCCAGGTGCGGAGCACGTGCGCGCGGGCGAAGATCGGGAACAGCTCGACCGCGGCGGCGAGCTGCTCCTCGATGATGTGGAAGCTCCCGCGGCGGCCGAACCCGGTGTAGCCGTCGACGCCGGCGCCCATGACGAGCTCGCCCTTGTGCGCCTGGGACACGTAGACGTGGACGTGGTTGGACATGACGACCGTCGGGTGGACGGGCTCGAACAGCTCGGAGACGAGGGCCTGGAGGGGGTGGGACTGGATCGGCAGGCGGATGCCGGCGCGCCGCGCGAGGTCCCAGCTGTCGCCGGCGACGGCCATCCCCACAGTCCCCGCGCCGATCCGCCCGCGGTTCGTCTCCACCCCGGTGATCCGGTCGCCCTCGGTGAGGAAGCCCTGGACCTCGCAGTTCTGGATGATGTCGACGCCCATCGCGTCGCACTGCCGGGCGAGCGCCCAGGCGACGTGGTCGTGCTTGGCGATCCCGCCGCGCGGCTGGTAGGTCGCGCCCAGGACCGGGTAGCGGAGGTCGGGGGAGGTGTTGATGATCGGGCACAGCTCCTTGACCTGCTGCGGGTCGAGCCACTCGGCGTCGACGCCGTTGAGGACGTTCGCGCCCACCCGCCGGGTACCCTCGCGGACGTCGTGGAGGGTG
This window harbors:
- a CDS encoding sarcosine oxidase subunit delta, with protein sequence MLLIECPYCGPRDETEFRHGGQAHVPYPADPDALSDREWAEYLFYRDNPRGTIAERWLHTAGCRKWFNSIRDTETYAISAVYPIGAERPAGPAGDRSGSDPTPDHSPKGSPVAQAIASSGSHARTAPAHTWPSSPGTLPAPGTEDPR
- a CDS encoding sarcosine oxidase subunit beta family protein; translation: MADRLPEHPKFLWRNPEPRPSYDAIIIGGGGHGLATAYYLAVNHGITRTAILEKGWLAGGNMARNTAIIRSNYLWDESAAIYEHSLKLWEELPAALDYDFLFSQRGVMNLAHTLHDVREGTRRVGANVLNGVDAEWLDPQQVKELCPIINTSPDLRYPVLGATYQPRGGIAKHDHVAWALARQCDAMGVDIIQNCEVQGFLTEGDRITGVETNRGRIGAGTVGMAVAGDSWDLARRAGIRLPIQSHPLQALVSELFEPVHPTVVMSNHVHVYVSQAHKGELVMGAGVDGYTGFGRRGSFHIIEEQLAAAVELFPIFARAHVLRTWGGIVDVTLDASPIISPTPLEGFYVNAGWGTGGFKGTPASGWTFAHTMATGSPHPLNAPFTLDRFETGRLIDEHGAAGVAH